A single region of the Arthrobacter sp. zg-Y820 genome encodes:
- a CDS encoding succinate dehydrogenase hydrophobic membrane anchor subunit: MSTSTNEAVSIEAPRSGRISPKYARTPGGKGNFEMLAWLFMRISGAILIVLIFTHLFVNLMVGDGIHAVDFGFVAGKWASPLWQVWDLVMLWLAMLHGTNGVRVIINDYADKNSTRMALKSILYIASLVIIVLGTLVIFTFDPCPAGAPTELLADFCKA, encoded by the coding sequence ATGAGTACATCAACCAACGAGGCCGTCTCCATCGAGGCTCCGCGCTCCGGCCGGATTTCCCCCAAGTACGCCCGCACCCCGGGCGGCAAAGGCAACTTCGAGATGCTGGCATGGTTGTTCATGCGCATCTCCGGTGCCATCCTGATCGTCCTGATCTTCACGCACCTCTTCGTCAACCTCATGGTGGGCGACGGCATCCACGCGGTGGACTTCGGCTTCGTCGCCGGCAAGTGGGCCAGCCCGCTGTGGCAGGTCTGGGACCTGGTCATGCTGTGGCTTGCCATGCTGCACGGCACCAACGGCGTCCGCGTCATCATCAATGACTACGCTGACAAGAACTCCACCCGGATGGCGTTGAAGAGCATTCTCTACATTGCTTCGCTCGTGATTATCGTGCTCGGCACCTTGGTGATCTTCACCTTCGACCCCTGCCCCGCCGGCGCTCCCACGGAGCTGCTCGCGGACTTCTGCAAGGCGTAA
- the sdhC gene encoding succinate dehydrogenase, cytochrome b556 subunit, translating to MSKLPAGTLYRGREGQWSWVAHRITGVVIFFFLLVHVLDTSLVRVSPEAYNVVIGAYKNPIMGLGELGLVAAIVFHAFNGVRVILIDFWKKGPKYQRQMLWSVVGLWVITMIGFSIRHLPIVFGGH from the coding sequence GTGTCGAAGTTACCAGCAGGCACTCTCTACCGCGGCCGTGAAGGCCAGTGGTCGTGGGTTGCGCATCGCATTACCGGCGTGGTGATCTTCTTCTTCCTTTTGGTCCACGTTTTGGATACCTCACTGGTGCGTGTTTCACCGGAGGCCTACAACGTAGTGATCGGCGCGTACAAGAACCCCATCATGGGCCTCGGCGAACTCGGCCTCGTTGCCGCCATCGTGTTCCATGCCTTTAACGGCGTACGCGTGATCCTGATCGATTTTTGGAAGAAGGGCCCGAAGTACCAGCGCCAGATGCTGTGGAGCGTCGTCGGTCTTTGGGTGATCACGATGATCGGTTTCTCCATTCGCCACCTTCCCATCGTTTTCGGGGGCCACTAA
- a CDS encoding mannose-1-phosphate guanylyltransferase, protein MSTEQVSPNPSSADFDRFYGVIPAGGVGTRLWPLSRAAAPKFLHDLTGSGSTLIRATYDRLRPLSGDRVMVVTGTLHREAVRKQLPEITGKNLVLELEPKDSAAAIGLAAAILYKRDPNIIMGSFAADQVITPVEVFQDAVREAIHTAAQGYIVTIGIHPTHPATGFGYIRAGDKLDIAGAPSAHAVVEFVEKPSGDVARTYLANGRYSWNAGMFVAPVDLMLKHLEANEPDLYAGLMEIAEAWDTPARREVVRRIWPTLPKIAIDYAVAEPAAAAGDVAMIPGIFNWDDVGDFAAIGRLNPAAENSDLTVMGEGARVYSENASGIVVSDTKRVIALIGIEDVVIVDTLDALLVTTKEHAQEVKKAVEHLKASGDTDVL, encoded by the coding sequence ATGAGTACAGAACAGGTAAGCCCTAATCCTTCCTCAGCGGACTTTGACCGCTTTTACGGCGTCATCCCCGCCGGCGGCGTCGGAACCCGCCTGTGGCCGTTGTCCCGTGCAGCTGCGCCCAAGTTCCTTCATGACCTGACGGGCTCCGGCTCGACGCTCATCCGGGCCACCTACGACCGGCTGCGCCCGCTCAGCGGCGACCGAGTCATGGTTGTCACGGGAACGCTGCACCGCGAGGCAGTGCGGAAGCAGCTTCCGGAAATCACCGGCAAAAACCTGGTGCTGGAGCTGGAGCCGAAGGATTCCGCGGCGGCCATCGGTCTTGCCGCGGCCATCCTCTATAAGCGGGATCCGAACATCATCATGGGGTCCTTTGCCGCCGACCAGGTCATCACTCCGGTCGAGGTGTTCCAGGACGCCGTGCGGGAAGCCATCCACACCGCCGCGCAGGGGTACATCGTCACCATCGGCATCCATCCGACCCACCCGGCCACCGGATTCGGGTACATCAGGGCCGGCGACAAACTGGACATCGCCGGGGCCCCCAGCGCACACGCCGTCGTCGAATTCGTGGAAAAGCCCTCGGGAGACGTGGCGCGCACCTACCTCGCCAACGGACGCTACAGCTGGAACGCGGGAATGTTCGTGGCTCCGGTGGACCTGATGCTCAAGCACCTGGAAGCGAACGAGCCGGATCTCTATGCCGGCCTGATGGAAATTGCCGAGGCCTGGGACACCCCGGCGCGGCGCGAGGTGGTGCGCCGGATCTGGCCCACGCTGCCCAAGATTGCCATTGACTATGCCGTGGCGGAGCCCGCGGCGGCAGCCGGCGACGTGGCCATGATCCCGGGCATCTTCAACTGGGACGACGTCGGAGACTTTGCCGCCATCGGACGGCTCAACCCGGCCGCGGAGAACAGCGACCTCACGGTCATGGGGGAAGGGGCGCGGGTCTACTCGGAGAATGCCTCCGGCATTGTGGTTTCCGACACCAAGCGCGTCATCGCCCTGATCGGTATCGAGGATGTGGTGATCGTCGATACCCTGGACGCGCTGCTGGTTACCACCAAGGAACACGCCCAGGAAGTAAAAAAGGCAGTGGAGCACCTCAAGGCCAGCGGCGACACCGACGTCCTGTAA